In Methylomagnum ishizawai, one DNA window encodes the following:
- a CDS encoding DUF4404 family protein: MAEKEVSEALFHLRGEIERLDEDNIELKSKLEDLLDDLEDKLEAAEDDQQLHLVEDMKEAVSQFEVEHPTLTGILNNLMVALGNMGI, translated from the coding sequence ATGGCCGAAAAAGAAGTCAGCGAAGCGCTATTCCACCTGCGCGGCGAAATCGAACGGCTGGACGAGGACAACATCGAACTCAAGTCCAAGCTCGAAGACCTGCTGGACGATCTCGAAGACAAACTGGAAGCCGCCGAGGACGACCAGCAGTTGCACTTGGTGGAAGACATGAAAGAAGCCGTTTCCCAATTCGAGGTCGAACACCCCACCCTCACCGGCATCCTGAACAACCTCATGGTCGCCCTGGGCAACATGGGCATCTAA